Below is a genomic region from Prochlorococcus marinus str. MIT 0918.
TCCGTTCTTACATAATTTTCCCTTTTTGGGATTTTCTTCACGTCCTCATGACCACCATTAGGCAGCAACGTTCATCGTTGCTCAAAGGATGGCCTCAGTTCTGTGAGTGGGTCACATCCACTGACAACCGTATTTATGTCGGTTGGTTCGGTGTTTTGATGATTCCTTGCCTTTTAGCTGCAGCCATATGTTTTGTAGTTGCTTTTATAGCAGCTCCTCCAGTTGATATTGATGGTATTCGCGAGCCTGTAGCAGGATCTTTTATCTATGGAAACAACATCATTTCTGGTGCTGTAGTTCCTTCTAGTAATGCTATAGGTCTTCATTTTTACCCTATTTGGGAAGCTGCGACTCTTGATGAGTGGCTTTATAACGGCGGTCCTTATCAGCTCGTTGTTTTTCACTTCCTTATTGGTATTTGCGGTTGGATGGGCCGTCAATGGGAACTTTCATACCGCCTAGGTATGCGCCCATGGATTTGTGTTGCTTATTCAGCTCCTGTATCTGCAGCTTTTGCAGTATTCCTTGTTTATCCATTTGGTCAGGGTTCTTTCTCTGATGGAATGCCTTTAGGTATATCAGGAACATTTAACTTTATGTTTGTGTTCCAGGCAGAGCACAACATACTTATGCACCCCTTCCATATGGCAGGTGTTGCAGGTATGTTTGGCGGCAGCTTGTTCTCAGCTATGCATGGTTCTTTGGTGACTTCTTCACTAATTCGTGAAACCACCGAGACTGAGTCTCAGAACTATGGTTATAAGTTTGGCCAAGAGGAAGAGACTTATAACATCGTTGCAGCTCATGGCTACTTCGGTCGTTTAATCTTCCAATATGCAAGTTTCAACAATAGCCGCAGTCTTCACTTCTTCTTGGCTATCTTCCCTGTTGTTTGTGTTTGGTTGACTTCTATGGGCATATGCACCATGGCTTTCAACCTCAATGGATTTAACTTTAACCAATCTGTTGTTGATGCAAATGGAAAGGTTGTTCCTACTTGGGGAGATGTTCTTAACCGTGCAAACTTAGGTATGGAAGTTATGCATGAGCGCAATGCTCACAACTTCCCACTTGACCTAGCTGCTGCTGAAACCACTTCTGTGGCTTTAGTTGCTCCTGCTATTGGTTAATAGATATTTCTAATAGGAAAAACTCATTTTAAGAGTTTTTAAACCCCCTTTCTTTGAAAGGGGGTTTTTTTATAATTGAATTGCTGTTAAAAGCCTAATCATTGATTAGGCTTTTTTTAGATTAAGTCCTTTTTGTTTTTGAGGATTAAGGAATTCATGGGAAGTAGTTTT
It encodes:
- the psbA gene encoding photosystem II q(b) protein, coding for MTTIRQQRSSLLKGWPQFCEWVTSTDNRIYVGWFGVLMIPCLLAAAICFVVAFIAAPPVDIDGIREPVAGSFIYGNNIISGAVVPSSNAIGLHFYPIWEAATLDEWLYNGGPYQLVVFHFLIGICGWMGRQWELSYRLGMRPWICVAYSAPVSAAFAVFLVYPFGQGSFSDGMPLGISGTFNFMFVFQAEHNILMHPFHMAGVAGMFGGSLFSAMHGSLVTSSLIRETTETESQNYGYKFGQEEETYNIVAAHGYFGRLIFQYASFNNSRSLHFFLAIFPVVCVWLTSMGICTMAFNLNGFNFNQSVVDANGKVVPTWGDVLNRANLGMEVMHERNAHNFPLDLAAAETTSVALVAPAIG